The Microbacterium sp. W4I20 genome segment CCCTTCCTGACATGCCACAGGGCGGCGCGCTCGGCGGTATCCGTCGTCAGCCGCGGCGAGATGGCGAGCGGTAGGGATTCGAAATGAGCCTGTGCCGTGGCACTCGCTGCGACGAGCGCGTCAGTGGCGGAGGCGTGTACCTCCACGAGCAGCGCGGCATGCCCCCGCACATCGATCTCTGCAATCGCGTCTGGAACATCGCTGAGACTCTGTGCGACTCGGAGGGATGCCGCGTCCATCAGTTCGATGGTGGCGAGACCGAGGTCGGTGAGAGAGGGGAGCGCCGTCATCGCGTCCGGCAGCGTCTCGAAGACGAGGAGACCGGTCGCGATCGCGGGGCGGATCTCGATGGTGCGGAACCGTGCTTCCGCGACGAAGGCGAGCGTGCCTTCCGATCCGATGATGAGGTGTTCGAGGATGCGCACGGGGTCGTCGAAGTCGAGGAGCGCGTTGAGTCCGTATCCCATCGTGTTCTTCATGGAGAACTGTTGACGGAGGAACGCGACGTGCGCGGGCGATTCGAGCACCCGAGCGCGCAGTGCGAGCAATCCGTCGGCGATCTCAGGTTCTGCGGTGCGCAGCAGGGCGTCGGCGTCGGGGAGCCCGGTGTCGAGGATCGTGCCGCTGGGCAGGACGATCCGCATCGATTCGATCGTCTTATACGAGTTCTCGACGATCCCGCACGCCATGCCGCTGGAGTTGTTGGCCACGACACCCCCGATCGTGCACGCGATCTCGCTGGCAGGGTCGGGGCCGAGCTTGCGTCGATAGCGTGCCAGGCGGGTGTTGACCTGGCGCACGGTGGCGCCCGGACCGACCCGGACCGCTGCCCCGTCGTCCTCGACGAGGATGTCGCGGAAATGACTGCGGGTGTCGACCAGGATGTCCCCGCTCACGCCCTGCCCGGACAGGCTCGTGCCGCCCGAGCGGAACGTCAGAGTGCGGCCGGCCGCGCGCACAGCCGCGAAGACCCGGGACACGCCTTCCGCATCCGTGGGGGACAGGACCGCGTCGGGGATGAGCAGATAATGCGAGGCGTCGTGCGCGCGACCGAAGCGGTCGATCGACCGGGCGTGCACCTGTGTGGACTCCCCGATCAGAGCGGGATCCAACGGTTCAGCGAGCGTGGTCGACACGATGCCCCTTCGCTTGGTCTGTTCACGCAACGTGCAGGCGGATCTCTATCCAGCCGGACACGGATTCACCTGCGGCGAGCGATGGGGAACGCCCCGCTGCGACTGCGTCAGAGAGGATCGGGACTTCGCACGACTGCGGTTCGATGGCGCACGCGACGACCCCGCCTTCTCGGCTCTCTCTCAGTGCCCAGAACCAGAGATACGGCCAGGCCGCGCCGTCCCACAGCACTTCCGCGCGGATGCCGAGGGCCGAATTGGCGATGGCGTATCGGTGCTCCTGCAGTGCATCGCTGAACAGCATCGCGTGCAGAGGGTGGTCGGGGAATCGGCGCAGATCGATGAGGTCGCCGGAGGGCGAGGGGAAGCTGTGGAGTTCGCCCGATCCTGCTGCGCTTCGCTTGCCGGAGCCCGTCTCGAGCTCGATGCTGCCGTGCAGCGCCCCCATCGGCAGGTCGACCACTGAGCCGGCCAGGAAGGTCTCGCCGAAGGTGACGTGCTGGCCCCACAGATACGGCAGACGCCTCGCAGAGCTGTTCGTGACCGTCTCCTCGACGCGGATCACCGGCGCCGCAGCGGAAAGAGTGATCGTCTTGACGAGCGTGAACGGCAGATCCGAGCTGGCAGCGCTCAGCGCGATGACGATGTCGCCACCTGCAGCCGGGACGACATCGCCGGTCCATCGTGCATGCTGCACATCGCCATGGGCCGTGATCGGGTTTCCTCCGAACTCACACGCGAGGCCTGCGTTCGGGAACAGTTCATACCAGCCGCCGACGGTGTACTCGCGTGGACCGGCGGGGTCGGTGTAGAGGAGGTCGACCCCTGAACGGCGATCGATCAGTTCGTACAGGTGTGCACCGTGATCAACGTCGATTGCGACGGTCATCCATTCATTCGAGAGCCGGAGACAGCGGTCGCCATCGACGAACTCGTCGACGACGGACGTTCGTGAGCTCATCCCGCGCGACCGTCGTCCAGCGGACGGAACGACACCCCGAGCTGCGACAGACGTTCGAGATGTGCCGGCAGCGTGTCGGCGATGAATTGACCGTTGTCCGGTGTCCCCCAGACGACATCGGCGAAGACGCACGCCCGCGGAAACGCCATGTACTCGACCTGACCGGGAGTGGTGAGATACTCGCTCCACAACTGGAACTGAGACCCCAGGATGTGGGCGCGCTGCTCCTCGCTGAGCCCCGCAGGAACAGGGTGATAGGCGCGAATGGCAGCGAGATCGAGCAGCGGTCCGTGCGCGAGCGGCTCGATCTCGGCCGGTCCCTGGTAGTAGTCGAAGTAGGTGGACTCCTGCGGAGCCATCACCACATCATGTCCGAGTCGCGAGGCGAGAATGCCTCCCTCTTCGCCCCGCCACGACA includes the following:
- a CDS encoding DUF4432 family protein — protein: MTVAIDVDHGAHLYELIDRRSGVDLLYTDPAGPREYTVGGWYELFPNAGLACEFGGNPITAHGDVQHARWTGDVVPAAGGDIVIALSAASSDLPFTLVKTITLSAAAPVIRVEETVTNSSARRLPYLWGQHVTFGETFLAGSVVDLPMGALHGSIELETGSGKRSAAGSGELHSFPSPSGDLIDLRRFPDHPLHAMLFSDALQEHRYAIANSALGIRAEVLWDGAAWPYLWFWALRESREGGVVACAIEPQSCEVPILSDAVAAGRSPSLAAGESVSGWIEIRLHVA